The proteins below come from a single Gimesia alba genomic window:
- a CDS encoding multiheme c-type cytochrome, producing MSSSDSPVTESRPRRIVRRAIGPKLRKVFYLLLLLVALLGANSIYLVSITVYDWLSGETLENWFYQYMFLAHLILGLVLLAPFILFGIVHIYNTKNRLNRRAVRVGYALFITSCLLLVSGILLLRIGSFDLKNPTARSITYWCHVLSPLFALWLYWLHRLVGPKIHWKGGLSYMGVITAMVVGMLMFHSADPRKWNVVGPASGEKYFFPSLSRTSTGDFIPAQALMMDDYCQKCHPDTHADWKNSVHHFSSFNNPAYLASVRETRKVSLERDGNLQASRFCAGCHDPVPFFSGAFDDPNFDDINHITSQAGITCTTCHAITHVNSVRGNSDYTIEEPIHYPFAYSENPFLQWVNNQLVKAKPAFHKKTFLKDLHKSTEFCGTCHKVHLPEELNQYKFLRGQNHYDSFLLSGVSGHGARSFYYPPVAQENCNKCHMPAKPSNDFGARHFYDSKELSVHNHLFPSANTAIAALRNDPETVAAHQNFLKDNLRVDFFGIREAGSIDGKLIAPLRPEVPTLKPGNKYLLETVLRTLKVGHHFTQGTADSNEIWLDVTVKSGDRIIGRSGSREEDGTVDPWSHFVNAFVIDRDGNRIARRNAQDIFVALYNNQMPPGAGQTIHYELNLPDDLTAPVTVEAKLQYRKFDTHYMQFIAESLESKGQELSWKKKGVPYINTLPITTIASDTITFPVEGVTADIKNKTVEIPEWQRWNDYGIGLFLKGKAELRQAAEAFEQVDQLGRYDGSLNLARVYFREGRLQDAVEILQKAASFTDPPAPPWTLAWLSGKVNQQQGHLKEAERNFRSVLEDQTEERTRRGFDFSKDYVVINDLGQNLFDQAKRFRTKENRDQRDQLLNQAVKQFQKTLVLDPENVTAHYSLSLIYDQLDQTELSEQHRQLHQKYKVDDTARGLSERKAREKYPAANHAAEHPVIYSLNRTIKP from the coding sequence ATGAGTTCCTCTGATTCCCCCGTGACAGAATCACGGCCGCGTCGTATCGTCCGCCGCGCTATCGGACCAAAATTGCGTAAGGTTTTCTATCTCCTGTTATTATTGGTTGCCCTCCTAGGTGCGAATTCGATCTATCTGGTCAGCATAACGGTGTACGACTGGTTGAGCGGCGAGACCCTGGAAAACTGGTTTTATCAATATATGTTTCTGGCACATTTGATTCTGGGGCTGGTGCTTCTGGCGCCGTTCATTCTGTTTGGCATTGTTCACATTTATAATACGAAGAATCGACTCAACCGCCGCGCGGTACGAGTTGGCTACGCGCTCTTTATTACATCCTGCCTGCTGCTGGTCTCCGGAATTTTATTATTACGGATTGGTTCATTCGACCTGAAAAATCCGACGGCACGTTCCATCACGTACTGGTGCCATGTGCTCTCCCCGCTATTTGCCCTCTGGTTGTATTGGTTGCATCGTCTCGTTGGTCCCAAAATTCACTGGAAGGGGGGCCTGTCTTATATGGGTGTGATTACCGCCATGGTAGTCGGCATGCTGATGTTTCATTCGGCTGATCCCCGTAAATGGAATGTGGTCGGTCCTGCCTCGGGTGAGAAATATTTCTTCCCGTCCCTGTCACGAACATCAACTGGTGATTTCATTCCCGCTCAAGCTTTGATGATGGACGACTACTGCCAGAAATGTCATCCCGACACTCACGCCGACTGGAAAAACAGCGTGCATCATTTCAGTTCCTTTAATAACCCCGCCTATCTGGCATCGGTCCGGGAAACGCGCAAAGTTTCATTAGAACGCGACGGAAATCTGCAGGCATCTCGCTTCTGTGCTGGCTGTCATGACCCGGTCCCCTTTTTTAGTGGCGCATTTGATGACCCCAACTTTGATGATATCAATCATATCACGTCTCAAGCAGGCATCACCTGCACGACCTGCCATGCCATTACTCACGTCAACAGCGTGCGCGGCAACAGTGATTACACAATAGAAGAACCGATTCATTATCCCTTCGCATATAGTGAGAACCCGTTTCTACAGTGGGTGAATAATCAACTGGTGAAAGCCAAACCTGCCTTCCACAAAAAAACGTTCTTAAAGGATTTGCACAAGTCCACCGAATTCTGTGGCACATGTCACAAAGTACATTTACCGGAAGAACTCAATCAATACAAATTCCTGCGCGGGCAGAACCATTACGATTCCTTTTTACTAAGCGGCGTTTCAGGACATGGAGCGCGGAGCTTTTATTATCCGCCTGTAGCACAGGAGAATTGCAACAAATGTCATATGCCTGCCAAACCTTCGAATGACTTTGGCGCCCGCCACTTCTATGACTCGAAGGAACTCAGCGTACACAATCATCTGTTTCCCTCAGCCAATACCGCAATTGCCGCATTACGAAATGATCCGGAAACTGTTGCCGCACATCAGAATTTTCTCAAAGATAACCTGCGCGTCGATTTCTTCGGCATCCGGGAAGCAGGCAGCATTGATGGAAAATTGATCGCCCCATTGCGACCGGAAGTCCCGACTTTAAAACCGGGAAATAAATACCTGCTGGAAACGGTGCTCCGTACCTTAAAAGTCGGACATCATTTCACACAGGGTACAGCTGACTCGAATGAAATCTGGCTGGATGTGACCGTCAAGAGCGGAGACCGAATCATTGGACGCAGCGGTTCGCGTGAAGAAGATGGCACTGTTGATCCCTGGTCTCACTTTGTGAACGCGTTTGTGATTGACCGCGACGGCAATCGCATTGCCCGACGCAATGCACAGGATATCTTCGTCGCTCTCTATAATAATCAGATGCCCCCCGGTGCTGGGCAGACGATCCATTATGAACTGAACCTACCGGACGACTTGACTGCTCCCGTGACGGTGGAAGCCAAGCTGCAGTATCGAAAATTCGATACGCACTACATGCAGTTTATCGCGGAATCTCTCGAATCCAAAGGGCAGGAACTCTCCTGGAAGAAAAAGGGGGTTCCCTACATCAATACGCTGCCCATTACAACGATTGCCTCTGATACGATTACCTTTCCTGTGGAAGGAGTCACAGCCGACATCAAAAACAAAACGGTTGAAATTCCCGAATGGCAACGTTGGAATGATTACGGCATTGGACTGTTCTTGAAAGGCAAAGCGGAACTGAGACAGGCCGCTGAAGCATTTGAGCAAGTGGATCAACTGGGCCGCTATGATGGTTCCTTGAATCTGGCACGTGTTTATTTCCGTGAAGGTCGCTTACAAGACGCTGTTGAGATTTTACAAAAAGCAGCTTCGTTTACCGATCCTCCCGCTCCTCCCTGGACACTGGCCTGGTTGAGTGGCAAGGTGAATCAACAACAGGGACACCTGAAAGAAGCCGAACGCAACTTCCGTAGTGTTCTGGAAGACCAGACCGAAGAACGCACCCGCCGCGGCTTTGATTTCAGCAAAGATTACGTGGTCATTAATGACCTGGGGCAAAACCTGTTTGATCAAGCCAAGCGATTCCGTACCAAAGAAAATCGGGATCAGCGCGATCAGCTTCTGAATCAGGCTGTTAAACAGTTTCAAAAGACCCTGGTACTCGACCCGGAAAATGTCACCGCGCATTACAGCCTGTCATTGATTTATGACCAACTGGATCAAACCGAACTTTCTGAACAGCATCGACAGCTGCATCAGAAATATAAAGTGGATGATACAGCCCGCGGACTCTCTGAACGGAAGGCTCGTGAGAAATATCCCGCAGCCAATCATGCTGCCGAGCACCCGGTGATTTATTCATTGAACCGGACGATCAAACCATAA